GATTAAGGAGAAAGAAGCAATGAAAGGCGAGATGAATAAAAGGGTGTTATACGGCAGTGAAGATTTTATAGAAAAGGTGACTAAGAAATATAAAGTTGAAGCAGTGATAAAGCCGAAGGGGAGGCCAAGAAAGGATGAAGATGATGAAAAATAGAACCGTCCCATTTTTCCCATTTTTTTTATGAAACAGATATTAGCGATATTTCTGGTGGCTCTATCGTTTTTCTTTAGTCCTGTTACCTCTGTCCAAGCATCCGAGAAAGTGATTGATATTCCTACACGCCCCGGTGTAACGCAACGATTCCTCTATCTATCTCCAGAGAATCCTAAAGCCGCTGTTATCCTGTTTGCCGGCGGCCATGGCGGACTCCAGATATCTCAATCAGGCACGTTCACATGGGGGGAAGGAAACTTCATAGTGCGAACACGTCACCAATTCGTTGAACGAGGTCTGGCAGTAGCGGTTATAGATGCCCCTTCTGATCGTCAAAGTCCTCCATTCCTCGGCGGCTTCCGTCAAAAACCCGAACATGTCGCAGACATAAAGGCCGTAATTACATGGCTCAAAAAACAAAACAATGTGCCCGTCTGGCTTGTCGGAACGAGCCGAGGAACCCAATCCGCTGCCTTCATTGCTACACAGCTCGGTTCCAAGGACGGCGGCCCTGATGGGCTGGTATTGACCTCAACAATACTGTCCGACGACAAAGGACGTCCCGTGCCTGAAATGCCGTTAGAAACAATTGCTATTCCTGTTTTAGCGGTCCACCATGAACAAGACGGCTGCAAGCATTGCTCATACAGTGAAATTCCGCGTCTTATGGAAAAATTGATGGCAGTTCCCAGAAAGAAATTGATCACCGTCAAAGGGGGCGAAAATCGTGGTGATCCCTGCAAGGCCTTTGCGTATCATGGCTTTAATGGCATAGAAACAGATGTTGTCGCTAGGATATCTGAATGGATCAAGCAAAAATAATAAAGAATAATTAGGGACACATCCCATTTGTGCTATTGTGCTATGAACAAGCATATAATAAGCCCAAGGGCTGAGGGACACTTCCCATATTTCATAAAAATCTTTACATATAAAGGATGTTAAATGATACTTAAGAGAACCAATCGCGTTTATTACACAAGGTCAGATGGTTATCCTCAAATCAGGGTCTATCACAAAAAGGGTTTAGGGAAGAAGATGCCGCGATACCTCTTGAAATGTGGTTGTTGCGACGAGAAGTTGGAAATATACTATGACGACGAAGGACTTGAAATAAATGGTGTGAACGGTTCGATAGATGATTGGCGTGAGATTTTTCTTCCACTATTGCGGATTAAGCAGAAAGGCAACAGGCTTATTGTCAAATAGTGTTAACCAAAAATATTAATTATCCTAACAACTCACTCCAGCTGACACGGTAAAACCGTGCTGCTGATTTCAGACGTTCTAACTCAAACCTTCTTAAACGCCAGCACCGCATTCACGCCGCCGAATCCGAATGAATTTGAAACTGCGGTTTTAATCTCAGCCTTTCTGGTTTCAGTGACATAGTTCAAATCACACTCAGGGTCTTTTGTCTTAAGGTTTATAGTAGCGGGAATTATGCCCTCATAAAGACTCATTAATGTAACAGCCGCCTCAAATGCGCCTGATGCCGCAAGCATGTGCCCTGTCATTGACTTTACAGCGCTTATCGGAATTTCATAAGCCCTTTTGCCAAAGGCAAGTTTTATAGCCTCTGTTTCTGCCTTATCACCGAGAGGCGTTGATGTGCCGTGCGCATTGATATAATCCACATCTACGTGCAATAACCCCCCTTCTTCCATCGCAATCCTTATCGCCCTTGCCTCTCCCTCTGCGCCGGGCCTTGTCTGATGGAATGCATCCGTGGTATTTCCGTATCCTATAATCGCGCCATAAATCTTCGCCCCTCTTTTTAAGGCAGACTCATAATCTTCAAGGACAAGAACAGATGCGCCTTCTGCAAGAACAAAACCGTCTCTCGTTTTATCAAACGGCCTGCTTGCTGAGGCGTCGTTTCTTTTTGATAATGCGCCTGACACGCCATACCCTTCTACGCACAGCCTGCATATCGGAGCCTCTGTGCCTCCGGCAAAAACAGGGCCATCGTATCCTGACTTTATCAATCTGTACGCCTCGCCTATTGCATTTGCGCCTGATGAGCAGGCATTCGATACGCCAAGACAGTGCCCTTTTATCCCGAGCTTCTGAGCCACATAAGACGCTGCGGCATTCACGCTTGTTGAAGGCATGAGATAAGGGGAAAGGCGTGATGCGTGATGCGTGGTACGTGATGCGTATATTTTTTCCAATTCCCTTTCAATTGTGGTAATCCCGCCTCTGCTTGAGCCGATAATCACACCGCCTGAAGCGAGTGACGAGTGACGAGTGACGAGTGACGAAACTTTATTTTTTTCTGATGGCTGGAGCAGTCCTGCATCTTCTGCCGCCATAAAAGAGGCAGCAACCGCATACTGAACAAAGGGATCAAGATGGGTCATCTCTTTTTGAGACAGATACAGTCCTGCATCAAAGCCTTTTAATTCTCCTGACATTTTCCACTTCATCGGGGGAACATCAAATCTTGTTAGAGGAGCTATGCCCGATAATCCTTTTTTAACAGACGTCCACGATTCATGGAATGAATTACCCAGAGAAGTGACTGCGCCGATGCCTGTTACAACAACTTTTCTCATTGTCAACTATGATAGCATATCTGGTTTACAATGACGCCAACTCAAAGCCTGCCGCCTCTTAAGTAGTTCCAGTCTTAGAACAAAAAGTTTTCCCTACCATTTCCTATGTTAATTATGTTATCTTTTCCAGAGAGGAAAAGGTGCCCGGAGAAATCCTGAAAAAGAAGCGTGAAGAATTGGGGTATAACCTCAAGGAAATTGCCAAGACCCTGAAAATAAGATCCGATTATCTAAAGGCAATTGAAGAGGGAACCTTTGAAAAACTTCCCGTAGAGGTTTATACAAAAGGCTACATCAGAGAGTATGCCAAATTTCTTAAAACAGACCCTGAAGCTGTTATAAAGGCTTATATAGAAAAGATATCGCCTCCTGTAATAGAAAAACAACCTGACCCTATTACTTCTGCTGAAAATACCATTAAAGAAGAGAAAACCGATAAAAGATACTCCGCGACTGCAATCACGCTGTCAGCAGTGGCAGTTGCAGCTTTATTAATTGCTTTATCCTTATTTGTTTTTGCTCCTGAAGAACCCAAAACGCCTCTGCCTGAAAAAACAGCGCCAACACCGCCCGCGCTGCAGAGCGTCAGCCCAGT
This genomic stretch from Nitrospirota bacterium harbors:
- a CDS encoding helix-turn-helix domain-containing protein, which translates into the protein MPGEILKKKREELGYNLKEIAKTLKIRSDYLKAIEEGTFEKLPVEVYTKGYIREYAKFLKTDPEAVIKAYIEKISPPVIEKQPDPITSAENTIKEEKTDKRYSATAITLSAVAVAALLIALSLFVFAPEEPKTPLPEKTAPTPPALQSVSPVQEKENTEKAKTEAAANPQGEKTAKEHSLEILASDKTWILVTIDNTESKELLLNKGESAKLSAKNGFFLKIGNAGGIKLIFDGKDIGAPGENGKVITLNLPSDKNFNR
- a CDS encoding alpha/beta hydrolase — translated: MKQILAIFLVALSFFFSPVTSVQASEKVIDIPTRPGVTQRFLYLSPENPKAAVILFAGGHGGLQISQSGTFTWGEGNFIVRTRHQFVERGLAVAVIDAPSDRQSPPFLGGFRQKPEHVADIKAVITWLKKQNNVPVWLVGTSRGTQSAAFIATQLGSKDGGPDGLVLTSTILSDDKGRPVPEMPLETIAIPVLAVHHEQDGCKHCSYSEIPRLMEKLMAVPRKKLITVKGGENRGDPCKAFAYHGFNGIETDVVARISEWIKQK
- a CDS encoding beta-ketoacyl-ACP synthase II translates to MTMRKVVVTGIGAVTSLGNSFHESWTSVKKGLSGIAPLTRFDVPPMKWKMSGELKGFDAGLYLSQKEMTHLDPFVQYAVAASFMAAEDAGLLQPSEKNKVSSLVTRHSSLASGGVIIGSSRGGITTIERELEKIYASRTTHHASRLSPYLMPSTSVNAAASYVAQKLGIKGHCLGVSNACSSGANAIGEAYRLIKSGYDGPVFAGGTEAPICRLCVEGYGVSGALSKRNDASASRPFDKTRDGFVLAEGASVLVLEDYESALKRGAKIYGAIIGYGNTTDAFHQTRPGAEGEARAIRIAMEEGGLLHVDVDYINAHGTSTPLGDKAETEAIKLAFGKRAYEIPISAVKSMTGHMLAASGAFEAAVTLMSLYEGIIPATINLKTKDPECDLNYVTETRKAEIKTAVSNSFGFGGVNAVLAFKKV